The Aedes aegypti strain LVP_AGWG chromosome 3, AaegL5.0 Primary Assembly, whole genome shotgun sequence genome contains a region encoding:
- the LOC5578198 gene encoding zinc finger protein 28 → MIEYDSKYVLEHFYSVCRFCLSEDNCEDIIRNGMVNECLEKAIDFIVSKVDESDGLPNKICRKCLTCVIEFAELEARCQEVYEVLQQVSDQAINSQNCEEISIENAIVEDTKSIQGLDTIADNDEPPEDTYINAEKLIESAIIEESTASQHSEDTLYLTENNLIESPCTEEQSVMKAQTRKKGKNCPICGKFVSQLSKHLPMHSDVKRHACSFCNKQFAHDTTLRKHINSVHLKLKRYQCQHCQESFTDPSSLRYHNVTKHQDTKNFTCSICNKSYYTSTGLQQHNSLNHEQRKFKCEECGKMFAMKYHLKEHEKTHSDVRPYACSLCDRTFKRSKNLNEHLAVHEGKV, encoded by the exons atgaTAGAATACGACAGCAAGTATGTGCTAGAACACTTCTACAGCGTTTGCCGATTTTGTTTATCGGAGGACAATTGCGAGGACATTATTAGAAATGGAATGGTCAACGAATGCTTGGAAAAGGCCATCGATTTCATTGTTTCCAAG GTCGACGAAAGCGATGGTCTTCCGAATAAAATTTGTCGAAAATGCCTTACTTGCGTGATAGAATTTGCCGAGCTTGAGGCGCGTTGCCAAGAGGTGTATGAAGTTCTACAACAAGTTTCAGATCAAGCAATTAACTCTCAAAACTGCGAagaaatatcaattgaaaatgcaATTGTAGAAGATACAAAATCGATCCAGGGCTTGGATACGATAGCTGACAACGATGAACCTCCGGAAGACACATACATTAATGCGGAGAAACTTATCGAATCTGCTATTATTGAGGAGTCAACAGCTTCACAACATTCAGAAGATACATTATATCTGACTGAGAACAATCTTATCGAGTCACCTTGTACTGAAGAGCAGTCAGTCATGAAGGCGCAAACCAGAAAGAAGGGCAAGAACTGCCCCATATGtggaaaatttgtttctcagcttagcaAACATCTGCCCATGCATTCAGACGTAAAACGACATGCTTGTTCCTTTTGTAATAAGCAGTTTGCACACGACACAACCCTCAGGAAGCACATCAATTCGGTTCACCTTAAACTAAAGAGGTATCAATGCCAACATTGCCAGGAGTCCTTTACGGATCCCAGCTCACTTCGGTATCACAATGTAACCAAACATCAGGACACCAAAAACTTCACCTGTTCCATTTGTAACAAGTCATACTACACATCAACGGGCCTGCAGCAGCACAACAGTTTGAACCACGAGCAACGCAAGTTCAAGTGCGAGGAATGTGGAAAGATGTTCGCCATGAA GTACCATTTGAAGGAGCATGAGAAAACTCACTCGGATGTGCGACCTTACGCCTGCAGTTTGTGTGATAGGACTTTCAAGCGTTCGAAGAATTTGAACGAACATTTAGCTGTTCACGAGGGTAAAGTGTAG